A region from the Muribaculum gordoncarteri genome encodes:
- the hisG gene encoding ATP phosphoribosyltransferase yields MDNKLRIAVQSKGRLYEETMELLAEAGIKLTAVKRTLLVPSRNFPVELLFLRDDDIPDSVANGTADLGIVGLNEVLEKEKDVEVVKELGFSKCHLSLAIPKREDYTGLSWFNNRKIATSYPVILSHFLERNGIRADIHVITGSVEIAPGIGLADAIFDIVSSGSTLISNNLVEVERIVESQAVLISPRRRHLSESKREVLDELLFRFDAVKAADGKKYILMNVPRNKLDDVLMVLPGIKSPTILPLANSDWCSVHSVLEEKKLWEIIGKLKNAGAEGILALDIEKMIL; encoded by the coding sequence ATGGACAACAAACTACGCATCGCCGTCCAGTCGAAAGGACGACTCTATGAGGAAACAATGGAGCTGCTTGCCGAGGCAGGCATCAAGCTCACGGCAGTGAAGCGCACACTGCTTGTTCCGTCACGCAACTTCCCGGTGGAACTGCTGTTTTTGCGCGATGACGACATTCCCGATTCCGTTGCCAACGGCACCGCCGACCTCGGCATCGTGGGACTGAACGAAGTTCTTGAAAAAGAAAAGGATGTCGAGGTGGTAAAGGAGCTCGGCTTCAGCAAGTGCCACCTGTCGCTCGCCATCCCCAAGCGTGAGGACTACACCGGCTTGTCATGGTTCAACAATCGCAAGATTGCGACATCCTATCCCGTCATATTGTCACACTTCCTTGAGCGTAACGGCATCCGAGCCGACATTCACGTGATCACCGGCTCGGTGGAGATCGCTCCGGGCATAGGACTGGCCGACGCTATCTTCGACATCGTTTCATCGGGCTCGACACTCATCAGCAACAATCTCGTCGAGGTCGAGCGTATAGTCGAGTCACAGGCCGTGCTCATCAGTCCCCGTCGCCGACACCTGTCGGAATCAAAGCGTGAGGTGCTCGACGAGCTGTTGTTCCGCTTCGATGCCGTTAAAGCAGCCGACGGGAAGAAATACATTCTCATGAATGTTCCCCGCAACAAGCTCGACGATGTGCTCATGGTGCTTCCCGGAATAAAGAGCCCAACAATATTGCCGCTGGCCAACAGCGACTGGTGTTCGGTTCACTCCGTTCTTGAAGAGAAAAAGCTGTGGGAAATAATAGGAAAACTCAAAAATGCCGGAGCCGAGGGAATACTCGCTCTCGACATTGAAAAAATGATACTTTGA
- the hisD gene encoding histidinol dehydrogenase, producing the protein MEIIRYPSRDSRNALLQRPLADKAREVTDTVTSIMDDVKRNGDEALMRYEMKFTGAQLDRLEVTPEEIDEAESLVSDELRDAIAMARENIAAFHRAQVMSQPVKVTTQPGVTCEQRAVPIDRVGLYIPGGNSPLFSTVLMLAVPARIAGCRDIILCTPAGKDGKVHPAILYAAKAAGVSRIYKTGGAQAIAAMTFGTESIPKVYKIFGPGNRYVMEAKQQATMHGVAIDMPAGPSEVLVIADDEANPEFVAADFLSQAEHGPDSQSILLTTSLRLTDRLPEVIERLLSTLPRRDMMNRSLEHSRIILLGDMDEVMEFSNDYAPEHLIINHRDARSLCNRVTNAGSVFIGPYSPESAGDYASGTNHTLPTSGYARSYSGVNIDSFTKKITFQELTPEGIKSIGHAVETMSENEDLMAHKLAVTLRLNSIENNAK; encoded by the coding sequence ATGGAAATAATCAGATATCCGTCGCGCGACAGCCGAAACGCACTGCTGCAACGACCGCTTGCCGACAAGGCGCGTGAAGTCACCGATACCGTGACATCGATAATGGACGATGTGAAGCGTAACGGCGACGAAGCGCTGATGCGTTACGAAATGAAGTTCACGGGCGCTCAACTCGACCGTCTTGAAGTGACGCCCGAGGAGATTGACGAAGCCGAGAGCCTCGTGAGCGACGAGCTGCGTGACGCAATAGCAATGGCGAGGGAAAACATCGCGGCGTTTCACCGCGCACAGGTGATGTCACAACCCGTAAAGGTGACGACACAGCCGGGCGTGACATGCGAGCAGCGTGCTGTGCCCATTGACCGCGTGGGTCTTTACATCCCCGGAGGCAACTCACCGCTATTCTCGACCGTCCTGATGCTTGCCGTCCCGGCACGCATAGCCGGATGCCGTGACATAATCCTCTGTACTCCCGCCGGGAAGGACGGGAAAGTACATCCGGCCATACTCTATGCGGCAAAAGCAGCCGGAGTCAGCCGAATATACAAGACAGGAGGAGCGCAGGCCATAGCGGCGATGACATTCGGCACCGAGAGCATCCCCAAAGTCTACAAGATATTCGGTCCGGGCAACCGTTACGTTATGGAGGCCAAACAGCAGGCGACAATGCACGGCGTTGCCATCGACATGCCGGCTGGGCCGTCGGAGGTTCTGGTAATAGCCGACGACGAAGCCAATCCCGAATTTGTGGCGGCCGACTTCCTCTCGCAGGCCGAGCACGGCCCCGACAGCCAGTCGATTCTTCTCACCACGTCACTCCGACTTACTGACCGGTTGCCCGAAGTGATCGAGCGATTGCTGTCGACACTACCGCGCCGTGACATGATGAACCGCTCGCTTGAACACAGCCGCATCATATTGCTCGGCGACATGGATGAAGTGATGGAGTTCAGCAACGACTATGCACCCGAACACCTCATCATAAATCATCGTGACGCACGCTCGCTTTGCAACCGCGTCACCAATGCCGGTTCGGTGTTCATAGGCCCCTACTCTCCCGAAAGCGCAGGCGACTATGCGTCGGGCACCAACCACACCCTGCCCACATCGGGCTATGCACGCAGCTACAGCGGAGTCAACATCGACAGCTTCACAAAGAAGATTACATTCCAGGAACTGACACCTGAAGGCATCAAGTCGATTGGTCACGCGGTAGAAACGATGTCCGAGAATGAAGATCTCATGGCTCACAAACTCGCCGTGACGCTGCGACTTAACTCAATTGAAAACAACGCTAAATAA